The proteins below are encoded in one region of Halalkalicoccus jeotgali B3:
- a CDS encoding DUF7333 family protein produces the protein MEFDFPKTAAVFAALIALGVVGTTPMMGTSTVLMMVLPSMVVFGLVVLALGVKHGEYRATRR, from the coding sequence ATGGAGTTCGACTTCCCCAAGACGGCGGCGGTCTTCGCCGCGCTGATCGCTCTGGGCGTCGTCGGCACGACCCCAATGATGGGTACTAGCACCGTGTTGATGATGGTCCTGCCCTCGATGGTCGTCTTCGGCCTCGTGGTCCTTGCGCTGGGCGTCAAACACGGCGAATACCGCGCGACCAGACGATAA
- a CDS encoding GNAT family N-acetyltransferase: MYVRGAKKREEVWLLDEIERLGLDEAAFRSREYVIALDEETGEKAGFGRLRLYDEVCEITSLGVAEAWRGQGVGAHVTERLVDHAGDEGFERVYALAPEPDYLLQFGFEPIERSGLPEPLGERLDAKREHREEVIATALATESFSMPERLRERFKAASPAPTGDESEETLPPEEFGIDPDTATYKYDTGRQ, translated from the coding sequence ATGTACGTCCGGGGTGCCAAGAAGCGAGAAGAGGTCTGGCTCCTCGACGAGATCGAGCGACTGGGCCTCGACGAGGCCGCGTTTCGCTCCCGCGAGTACGTCATCGCGCTCGACGAGGAGACGGGCGAGAAGGCCGGGTTCGGTCGGCTCAGACTCTACGACGAGGTCTGTGAGATAACGAGCCTCGGCGTCGCCGAAGCGTGGCGCGGGCAGGGCGTCGGCGCACACGTCACCGAGCGCCTCGTCGATCACGCCGGCGACGAGGGGTTCGAGCGGGTCTACGCGCTCGCGCCGGAACCCGACTACCTGCTGCAGTTCGGATTCGAACCGATCGAGCGCTCGGGGCTTCCCGAACCGCTCGGGGAGCGACTCGACGCCAAACGCGAGCACCGCGAGGAGGTGATCGCGACCGCCCTCGCCACCGAATCGTTCTCGATGCCCGAGCGGCTCCGCGAACGCTTCAAAGCGGCCTCGCCGGCACCGACGGGCGACGAAAGCGAGGAGACGCTTCCCCCCGAGGAGTTCGGGATCGATCCCGACACGGCGACCTACAAGTACGACACGGGCCGTCAGTAG
- a CDS encoding acyl-CoA mutase large subunit family protein yields MFDQEDLESIREGKERWGEETRGPTVERFGERKETFTTDTAGHEIQPLYTPDDVADLDYEEDLGFPGEDPYTRGVYSTMYRGRLWTMRQYAGMGSAVETNERYHYLMDQGQTGLSMAFDLPTQMGYDSDADMAAGEVGKSGVAIDSLDDMRTVFKGIPLDEVSTSMTINAPASVLLAMYIAVGDEQGVPREELRGTIQNDLLKEYIARNTYIYPPGPSMRIITDIFEFCAEEVPNFNTISISGYHIREAGASAAQELAFTLGNGIEYVEAALDAGQDVDEFAPQLSFFFNAHNDIFEEVAKFRAARRMWARIMEERFDADTEAAKQLKFHTQTAGSMLTAQQIENNVVRVAYQALAAVLGGTQSLHTNGKDEALALPTEKSVRTALRTQQILAHESGAADTIDPLAGSYYVEALTDELEEEAFELIREVDDRGGMLQAVEDQWVQRQIQDVAYERQEEIEDGRRVIVGVNEYEVDEEPEMDIEEVTEEDQQRQISRLEGVREERDDGAVTEALAALESAAAGTENVMPYILDAVKAEATTGEICDVLRETFDEYHPGSAL; encoded by the coding sequence ATGTTCGACCAGGAGGATCTCGAATCGATCCGCGAGGGCAAAGAGCGGTGGGGAGAGGAGACGCGCGGCCCGACCGTCGAGCGCTTCGGGGAGCGAAAGGAGACGTTTACGACCGACACAGCCGGCCACGAGATCCAGCCGCTGTACACGCCCGATGACGTCGCCGATCTGGATTACGAGGAAGATCTCGGGTTCCCCGGCGAGGACCCCTACACCAGGGGTGTGTACTCGACGATGTACCGCGGTCGCCTGTGGACGATGCGCCAGTACGCCGGCATGGGCAGCGCCGTCGAGACCAACGAGCGCTATCACTACCTGATGGATCAGGGCCAGACCGGCCTCTCGATGGCGTTCGATCTACCCACGCAGATGGGCTATGATTCGGACGCCGACATGGCCGCCGGCGAGGTCGGCAAATCCGGCGTGGCGATCGACTCGCTCGACGATATGCGGACCGTCTTCAAGGGTATTCCCCTCGACGAAGTCTCGACGAGCATGACGATCAACGCGCCCGCGAGCGTCCTGCTTGCGATGTACATCGCCGTCGGCGACGAGCAGGGCGTCCCCCGCGAAGAACTGCGAGGGACGATCCAGAACGATCTGCTGAAGGAGTACATCGCCCGCAACACCTACATCTACCCGCCGGGGCCCTCTATGAGAATCATCACCGATATCTTCGAGTTCTGCGCCGAGGAGGTGCCGAACTTCAACACGATCTCGATCTCGGGCTATCACATCCGCGAGGCCGGCGCCTCGGCGGCCCAGGAGCTGGCCTTCACCCTCGGAAACGGCATCGAGTACGTCGAGGCCGCCCTCGATGCCGGTCAGGACGTCGACGAGTTCGCCCCACAGCTCTCCTTTTTCTTCAACGCCCACAACGACATCTTCGAGGAGGTCGCCAAATTCAGGGCGGCCCGCCGGATGTGGGCGAGGATCATGGAAGAACGGTTCGACGCCGACACCGAGGCGGCAAAGCAGCTGAAGTTCCACACCCAGACCGCCGGCTCGATGCTGACCGCCCAGCAGATCGAGAACAACGTGGTGCGGGTCGCCTATCAGGCGCTCGCGGCGGTACTGGGCGGGACCCAGAGTCTACACACCAACGGGAAGGACGAGGCGCTTGCGCTCCCGACCGAGAAATCGGTCCGAACGGCTCTCAGGACCCAACAGATCCTCGCCCACGAGTCGGGCGCCGCCGACACCATCGACCCGCTTGCGGGCAGTTACTACGTCGAGGCATTGACCGACGAGCTGGAGGAGGAGGCCTTCGAACTCATCCGCGAGGTCGACGATAGAGGTGGGATGTTGCAAGCCGTCGAGGACCAGTGGGTCCAACGCCAGATCCAGGACGTCGCCTACGAGCGCCAGGAGGAGATCGAGGACGGTCGTAGAGTGATTGTCGGGGTCAACGAGTACGAAGTCGACGAGGAACCCGAGATGGACATCGAGGAGGTCACCGAGGAGGACCAGCAGCGCCAGATCAGCCGGCTGGAAGGGGTCCGCGAGGAGCGCGACGACGGGGCCGTCACCGAGGCGCTGGCGGCGCTCGAGTCGGCCGCAGCGGGCACGGAGAACGTCATGCCGTACATCCTCGATGCGGTGAAAGCCGAGGCGACGACCGGCGAGATCTGTGACGTGCTTCGAGAGACCTTTGACGAGTATCACCCCGGCAGCGCGCTCTGA
- a CDS encoding aldo/keto reductase has product MDSPTSDDVASVNGMPMLGLGTWENEDEEECAESVRAALETGYRHIDTAQAYGNEESVGEGIARAGVDRDEVFLATKVWIENLAPEDVIESTEESLEKLGVDYVDLLYIHWPAGEYDPEETFDALSTLVADGLVENVGVSNFEPEQLDEAREVSDVEIFANQVECHPLLPQETLREYADEHDLPLVAYSPLARGEVFDVPELEEIAEKHDASAAQVSLAWLREKGITAIPKATGEEHIRDNWESLSLELDAEDVETIDGIDREERQVDPSFAPW; this is encoded by the coding sequence ATGGACTCACCGACCAGTGACGACGTAGCCAGCGTGAACGGAATGCCGATGCTCGGGCTCGGCACCTGGGAGAACGAGGACGAAGAGGAATGTGCAGAAAGCGTTCGAGCGGCCCTCGAGACGGGCTATCGCCACATCGACACCGCCCAGGCCTACGGCAACGAGGAGAGCGTCGGCGAGGGGATCGCCCGCGCGGGCGTCGACCGCGATGAGGTCTTCCTCGCGACGAAGGTCTGGATTGAGAACCTCGCGCCCGAGGACGTGATCGAGAGCACCGAAGAAAGCCTCGAGAAACTCGGCGTCGACTACGTGGATCTGCTGTACATCCACTGGCCCGCAGGCGAGTACGACCCCGAGGAAACGTTCGACGCGCTCTCGACGCTCGTCGCCGACGGGCTCGTTGAGAACGTCGGCGTCTCGAACTTCGAGCCCGAACAGCTCGACGAGGCCCGCGAGGTAAGCGACGTCGAGATCTTCGCCAACCAGGTCGAGTGTCATCCCCTCCTCCCACAGGAGACGCTCCGGGAGTACGCCGACGAACACGACCTCCCGCTGGTGGCCTACTCGCCGCTCGCGCGCGGGGAGGTCTTCGACGTGCCCGAACTCGAAGAGATCGCCGAGAAACACGACGCCAGCGCCGCGCAGGTTAGCCTCGCGTGGCTCCGCGAGAAGGGAATCACCGCGATCCCGAAGGCCACCGGCGAGGAGCACATCCGCGACAACTGGGAGTCCCTGTCGCTGGAACTCGACGCCGAGGACGTCGAGACCATCGACGGAATCGACCGGGAGGAACGGCAGGTCGATCCGAGCTTCGCGCCCTGGTAG
- a CDS encoding DUF5789 family protein, whose translation MSDEDEAQEEEAPLVELGDRTPVEGAPIARVASRLYWPVQRSEIRRKEGETVVRTAEGPTSVEELLDGTDITYFESRQEFVDACRDVIGDGPVPSAE comes from the coding sequence ATGAGCGACGAAGACGAAGCCCAAGAGGAGGAGGCCCCGCTCGTCGAACTCGGCGACCGAACGCCGGTCGAGGGCGCCCCAATCGCGCGCGTGGCCTCCCGCCTGTACTGGCCCGTCCAGCGGAGCGAAATCCGGCGAAAGGAAGGCGAGACGGTCGTCCGCACCGCCGAGGGGCCCACGTCGGTCGAGGAGCTCCTCGACGGAACCGATATCACCTACTTCGAGAGCCGCCAGGAGTTCGTCGATGCCTGTCGAGACGTGATCGGGGATGGACCGGTTCCGAGCGCCGAGTAG
- a CDS encoding phosphoadenosine phosphosulfate reductase family protein — protein MAPFPTYLDVDYSDGEGQTPEEYPTLDTKLEKAIEVTRRGLEQYENPAVMWTGGKDSTLVLYFVREVAREFDLEVPPVVFIDHFEHFPEVLRFVERWADEWGLDLRYARNEEFVRLGDPGDEIPVEALGTENERELRDRLGHEGETFVFSADSYEGNHLLKTVALNSIIREEGFDGVFSGVRWDEQAARADETFFSPRHDPEKYPPHDRIHSILQFDEAAVWDAMWTHVVPDAVEGYPVGHVPQDFDDLPVGVEPEDLPVSPKYFEGFRSLGSERGSARSDDRPAWLQDLDGTTERAGRSQDKEDLMGRLRDLGYM, from the coding sequence ATGGCCCCTTTTCCGACGTACCTGGATGTCGATTACAGCGACGGCGAGGGACAGACCCCCGAGGAGTACCCCACTCTCGATACGAAACTCGAGAAGGCGATCGAGGTCACCCGACGCGGCCTCGAACAGTACGAGAACCCCGCGGTGATGTGGACCGGCGGGAAGGACTCGACGCTCGTACTCTATTTCGTCCGCGAGGTCGCCCGCGAGTTCGATCTGGAGGTGCCCCCCGTGGTGTTCATCGATCACTTCGAGCACTTCCCCGAAGTCCTCAGGTTCGTCGAGCGGTGGGCCGACGAGTGGGGTCTCGATCTACGCTACGCCCGAAACGAGGAGTTCGTCCGCCTGGGCGATCCCGGCGACGAGATCCCGGTGGAGGCCCTCGGCACGGAGAACGAACGGGAACTGCGCGACCGGCTCGGCCACGAGGGCGAGACCTTCGTCTTTAGCGCCGACAGCTACGAGGGTAACCACCTGTTGAAGACCGTCGCCCTCAACTCGATCATCCGCGAGGAGGGGTTCGACGGCGTGTTCTCGGGCGTGCGCTGGGACGAACAGGCCGCGCGCGCCGACGAGACGTTCTTCAGCCCGCGCCACGACCCCGAGAAGTACCCGCCCCACGACCGGATACACTCGATACTGCAGTTCGACGAGGCTGCCGTCTGGGACGCGATGTGGACCCACGTCGTCCCCGACGCGGTCGAAGGCTATCCCGTCGGCCACGTTCCACAGGACTTCGACGACCTCCCCGTCGGAGTCGAACCCGAGGACCTGCCCGTGAGCCCGAAGTATTTCGAGGGGTTTCGCTCGCTGGGCAGCGAGCGGGGATCGGCGAGAAGCGACGACCGCCCCGCGTGGCTCCAGGACCTCGACGGGACGACCGAACGCGCGGGCCGCTCCCAGGACAAAGAAGACCTGATGGGACGCCTGCGCGATCTCGGCTATATGTAG
- a CDS encoding DUF302 domain-containing protein, whose protein sequence is MSLPIDPEQLTAEDVGERSVTLTMGHDEAVEHVREAFTAAGFGVPVEFSPSELLREKVGSDRDPYYVLGACNPRMADKALDVTEQIGAIFPCNVVVWEIEPGLQRVYHVSIMKIARLVALAPDNDEWAEIVAETGELVEEAMSNLDTQGSGGEKPRGPQGGKREGAGGSPR, encoded by the coding sequence ATGAGCCTCCCAATCGATCCCGAGCAGTTGACCGCGGAGGACGTCGGCGAACGAAGCGTCACCCTCACGATGGGCCACGACGAGGCGGTCGAACACGTCCGCGAGGCGTTCACGGCGGCGGGCTTTGGTGTCCCCGTCGAGTTCTCCCCCTCCGAACTGCTTCGCGAAAAGGTCGGCTCCGATCGCGATCCGTACTACGTCCTGGGGGCGTGTAACCCGCGAATGGCCGACAAGGCGCTCGACGTAACAGAGCAGATCGGTGCGATCTTTCCCTGTAACGTCGTCGTCTGGGAGATCGAACCCGGCCTCCAGCGGGTCTATCACGTCTCGATCATGAAGATCGCCCGCCTCGTCGCGCTCGCGCCCGACAACGACGAGTGGGCGGAGATCGTCGCCGAAACCGGCGAACTGGTCGAGGAGGCGATGTCGAACCTCGACACGCAGGGATCGGGCGGCGAGAAACCACGCGGCCCGCAGGGCGGCAAACGGGAAGGTGCCGGCGGCAGTCCCCGTTAG
- a CDS encoding CPBP family intramembrane glutamic endopeptidase, with translation MSIPGRLSWVHQSLLVGGVVLLVWVNWSTTTLTGRVVRDTLLYLLVPLGLGLVHGRNVGWRVDRRAIRDTLVLSAFVLPFYLVGSTLPSVREFYPLWETTPALGAFVPHAIQLFVLALATETYFRGLLCVGVRDLGAKCVFISPVVYALLHVHKPPIELALSGPTDVLFGAVDYHADSILPSTVAHGGGLVLLDWLVLHEPLVSPEAVLRWLAWLPLPL, from the coding sequence ATGTCGATCCCGGGACGGCTCTCGTGGGTTCACCAGTCGCTCCTGGTCGGTGGCGTCGTTCTCCTCGTCTGGGTCAACTGGTCGACGACCACCCTGACCGGGCGGGTCGTTCGCGACACCCTGCTGTACCTGCTGGTCCCTCTCGGGCTCGGGCTCGTCCACGGCCGGAACGTCGGCTGGCGGGTCGACCGCCGGGCGATCCGCGATACCTTAGTGCTCTCGGCGTTCGTCCTTCCGTTCTACCTCGTCGGCTCGACCCTCCCGAGCGTCCGGGAGTTCTACCCGCTGTGGGAGACCACGCCCGCACTGGGGGCGTTCGTCCCTCACGCGATCCAGCTGTTCGTCCTCGCGCTCGCCACCGAGACGTACTTCAGGGGGTTGCTCTGTGTCGGGGTCCGGGACCTCGGCGCGAAGTGTGTCTTCATCAGTCCCGTCGTCTACGCGCTGCTCCACGTCCACAAGCCGCCGATCGAACTCGCACTCTCGGGGCCGACGGACGTGTTGTTCGGCGCGGTCGACTACCACGCCGATTCGATTCTGCCCTCGACGGTCGCCCACGGCGGCGGGCTCGTGTTGCTCGACTGGCTCGTCCTCCACGAGCCGCTCGTCTCGCCCGAGGCGGTCCTCCGATGGCTCGCCTGGCTTCCCCTGCCGCTGTAG
- the nreA gene encoding DNA repair protein NreA encodes MRLDEYIEGFERDEAAERRRLAREKSYGITQYLDEVEDRFSEALSGESLVGSTAPSIFVGHSNYPRVSTGLLSPVGDEDRAAEYATDGAWYRQGLSIDDVVQLRTGLLNANRFTDVRSAGGNTAVRGSGTPAVHDVWDGFIGTQREVAIADRPVDVEIGLSDSRLDFDLPDDDTAAPRGPRTGAESATLTENPHVPRAVEKTLEDDDWRAEGAMAYLYRRGFDVYEINRILSAGALGEAETRRLVPTRWSITAVDDTVGKFLRGSIRSNPSVDETRVFSSEYMGNRYWAILSPGNWEFELVEMKAPGSVWNPVGSDVWIASDHEGYEGRTKYVDGGTAGAYYATRLAALEHLEEIGRQAKVLVLRHVSDEYWAPVGVWQIRESVRDALGGESGVAETFHGAVRGIEPHLPISTGDLRRSSELVAGVQASLADFST; translated from the coding sequence ATGCGACTCGACGAGTACATCGAGGGGTTCGAGCGCGACGAGGCCGCAGAGCGCCGCCGGCTCGCCCGCGAGAAGTCCTACGGGATCACGCAGTACCTCGACGAGGTCGAGGACCGCTTTTCGGAGGCGCTCTCGGGCGAGTCGCTCGTGGGCTCGACCGCCCCCTCGATCTTCGTCGGTCACTCGAACTATCCCCGAGTCTCGACGGGGCTGCTCTCGCCGGTCGGCGACGAGGACCGTGCCGCCGAGTACGCCACCGACGGCGCGTGGTACCGCCAGGGGCTCTCGATCGACGACGTGGTCCAACTGCGCACCGGACTGCTCAACGCCAACCGCTTTACCGACGTGCGCTCGGCCGGGGGGAACACGGCCGTCCGGGGATCCGGTACTCCCGCGGTTCACGACGTCTGGGACGGCTTTATCGGCACCCAGCGGGAAGTCGCCATCGCCGATCGGCCCGTCGACGTCGAGATCGGGCTCTCGGACTCACGACTTGACTTCGATCTCCCCGACGACGACACCGCCGCGCCACGCGGGCCGCGTACGGGCGCCGAATCCGCGACGCTGACCGAGAACCCCCACGTTCCGCGGGCCGTCGAGAAGACCTTGGAGGACGACGACTGGCGCGCAGAGGGCGCGATGGCCTATCTGTATCGACGGGGGTTCGACGTCTACGAGATCAACCGCATCCTCTCGGCGGGCGCGCTCGGCGAGGCCGAAACCCGCCGACTGGTCCCCACACGCTGGTCGATCACCGCCGTCGACGACACTGTCGGGAAGTTCCTCCGGGGTTCGATCAGGTCGAATCCGAGCGTCGACGAGACGCGGGTCTTTTCGAGCGAGTACATGGGCAACCGGTATTGGGCGATCCTTTCTCCGGGTAACTGGGAGTTCGAACTCGTCGAGATGAAAGCACCCGGCAGCGTCTGGAACCCCGTCGGGTCGGACGTCTGGATCGCAAGCGACCACGAGGGCTACGAGGGCCGAACCAAGTATGTCGACGGCGGGACCGCCGGTGCCTACTATGCGACCCGACTGGCCGCGCTCGAACACCTCGAGGAGATCGGCCGACAGGCGAAGGTGCTCGTTCTCCGGCACGTCTCCGACGAGTACTGGGCGCCGGTAGGCGTGTGGCAGATCAGAGAGAGCGTCCGGGACGCCCTCGGAGGCGAGAGCGGCGTTGCCGAAACCTTCCACGGGGCGGTTCGCGGGATCGAACCGCACCTCCCGATCTCGACGGGCGATCTCCGGCGGTCCTCCGAGCTGGTCGCTGGCGTGCAGGCCTCGCTCGCGGATTTCTCGACCTGA
- the rnhA gene encoding ribonuclease HI, with product MPSLSCDPDEALEELKAAGASVSAGNTAHERWRAELGEANAIAYDDTVVVQGARPADIESVLRGGSGRVHLYFDGGSRGNPGPAAIGWVLVSSDGIVAEGNERIGETTNNRAEYEALARGLEVAREYGFDAVEVRGDSQLVVKQVRGEWDANDPGMRERRVRVHELLSAFPEWSIAHVPREINERADELVNEAFEDG from the coding sequence ATGCCCTCTCTATCCTGCGATCCGGACGAGGCACTCGAAGAACTGAAAGCCGCGGGAGCGAGCGTTTCGGCCGGAAACACCGCCCACGAACGGTGGCGCGCGGAACTCGGCGAGGCCAACGCGATCGCCTACGACGACACCGTCGTCGTCCAGGGCGCGCGCCCCGCCGACATCGAATCAGTCCTTCGAGGGGGTAGCGGGCGGGTCCACCTGTACTTCGACGGGGGCAGCCGCGGCAACCCCGGTCCGGCAGCGATCGGCTGGGTGCTCGTCTCGAGCGACGGGATCGTCGCGGAGGGCAACGAGCGGATCGGCGAGACGACCAACAACCGCGCGGAGTACGAGGCACTCGCCCGCGGGCTCGAGGTCGCCCGCGAGTACGGTTTCGACGCGGTGGAGGTCCGCGGGGACTCCCAGCTCGTCGTCAAGCAGGTCCGCGGCGAGTGGGACGCGAACGATCCGGGGATGCGAGAGCGCCGGGTTCGCGTCCACGAACTGCTCTCTGCGTTCCCGGAGTGGTCGATAGCCCACGTACCGCGGGAGATAAACGAGCGGGCGGACGAACTCGTAAACGAGGCGTTCGAGGATGGCTGA
- a CDS encoding transcription initiation factor IIB: MTRSTRQREREHETERSEGTQEEEGTRTCPECASDNLVKSSDRGELICDDCGLVVEEGNIDPGPEWRAFNHQERQSKSRVGAPTTQTMHDKGLTTTIDWKDKDAYGRSISSKKRSQMHRLRKWQERIRTKDAGERNLQFALSEIDRMASALGVPRSVREVASVIYRRALKEDLIRGRSIEGVATAALYAACRKEGIPRSLEEISEVSRVERKEIGRTYRYISQELGLEMRPVDPKKYVPRFCSELELSEEVQSKANEIIETTAEEGLLSGKSPTGYAAAAIYAASLLCNEKKTQREVADVAQVTEVTIRNRYQEQIEAMGIHS, translated from the coding sequence ATGACACGGTCCACCCGCCAGCGGGAGCGCGAACACGAGACGGAGCGATCCGAGGGAACTCAGGAGGAAGAAGGGACACGCACCTGTCCGGAGTGTGCCTCAGACAACCTCGTCAAGAGCTCTGATCGGGGCGAACTCATCTGCGATGACTGTGGTCTGGTCGTCGAGGAGGGCAACATCGATCCCGGGCCGGAGTGGCGGGCGTTCAATCACCAGGAACGCCAGAGCAAGTCCAGGGTGGGCGCGCCGACGACCCAGACGATGCACGATAAGGGGTTGACGACCACCATCGACTGGAAGGACAAGGACGCCTACGGACGCTCGATCTCCTCGAAGAAACGAAGCCAGATGCACCGACTGCGCAAATGGCAGGAACGCATTCGTACGAAGGACGCCGGCGAGCGCAACCTGCAGTTCGCGCTTTCCGAGATCGACCGGATGGCAAGCGCGCTCGGTGTGCCTCGATCGGTACGGGAGGTCGCGAGCGTGATCTACCGACGCGCCCTGAAAGAGGATCTCATCCGTGGACGCTCGATCGAGGGCGTCGCCACCGCGGCGCTCTACGCCGCCTGTCGAAAGGAGGGCATTCCCCGCTCGTTGGAGGAGATCAGCGAGGTCTCGCGGGTCGAGCGAAAGGAGATCGGCCGCACCTATCGGTATATCTCCCAGGAACTCGGCCTCGAAATGCGCCCCGTCGACCCTAAAAAGTACGTTCCCCGTTTTTGCTCCGAACTCGAACTCTCCGAGGAGGTACAGTCGAAGGCCAACGAGATCATCGAAACCACCGCCGAAGAGGGATTGCTCTCGGGCAAATCACCCACCGGCTACGCCGCGGCGGCCATCTACGCTGCCTCCCTACTCTGTAACGAGAAGAAAACCCAGCGCGAGGTCGCCGACGTCGCGCAGGTGACGGAGGTCACGATCAGGAACCGCTATCAGGAACAGATCGAAGCGATGGGCATCCACAGCTAG